In Cicer arietinum cultivar CDC Frontier isolate Library 1 chromosome 7, Cicar.CDCFrontier_v2.0, whole genome shotgun sequence, the genomic window AACTTTCAATTCAATCATAATCCAAAGAgcaaaatttaatattcaataCAACTCCCAAAAAGACTTTCTAGTCTCAAAATAGCTGCAAAATACACCACGACTCAACGTACTATACAAAAAAAGGTCCTCGACCAAATAGgcatacaaaaaaattatgatcGATACATGAATCTACTAATAGTTTGCTACTTAGCTGCTTATgaatctgaagaaaaaaaataaacaacatgaagggGTAATTCAAAAAGACTTAGtaaggagacaacaaccaccaccaattagaagggaaacacacaAAAAGTCAcgaaaaattattttgcaatCTTGTGGGAATTATCTTAAACAATGCTTTCTCAAATATAGATAATTCGCAAGTAAAATATACagatataaaatcattaaacttataatttagccGTTCagatagaaatatttaaaatcatcatagaaaatcaaacaaatacaCATACAAATTCTTGAGAACCAAGAGGCGACTTCATCTTATTGATATTTGTTTCCTCCTAAGGGAGACATTTTCCTTATGGGTgactccatctaacggatagtCCTCTCCTCTCAATTCTGCAACGCATCATCACACATAAATTAAGGAGCTTACATGGATAGTTCTCTCCTCCTATAGATGACATCTCTCATATGAGCAGCTCCATCTAACGAataactctccctaatcaaaacGAGGTAACTAAGTGCACCTTCCGCCGTTAacgatttcataattataacaactatttcttaaacactttaaaaaatcatttctcaTTTAATCATAACTCATGGAAAACATGTTCAACTGTATAACagttcaatatttaaatactttataacttataaataaatcaaactattaATCTTTTATATAACAAAGACCATGAAAGTAATTAATGATGAGAtcgagaagaagaaaaaatcaaaagttGTGTTTTCCCAATTTTTCAGTAAAACTTTGACATAGacaacaagtaaaataataattatagcataataaaaatatatgacgatgatcgtcATCTACTCACAACAATGAAGAATCGACTACGTTTGTTCTCCAACAACTCCCAGAGTAGCCGACAGGACCTCAACTGACAAATTTGAGTATCACAAATATtctcaagactttagaaaaattattctagaGTTTATCTAACTCTaaaaaaccataaaaaaatctttaaatctACTTTaagcacaaaataagatttttaaacaaaaatacgTTTCCTAGAGATTCATTATTAGCATAAGAGTTGAGTATTTACCTCAAAGTGTCTCAATAAACAACTTTTGATCATTGGGTCATTTATCATTCCTTGACTCATTAACACTAACCTCCAAAAATTCTAACTAAGAGTATTTGTATGAGAACGAGAAGTTATGCTATTGAAgatgttaaattcattttaagaGTTGAGGATTTAAGTGTTGTGGAGTGAGAAGAAATAGAGAGAAAGagaatagagaaaataaaaacaaaaatggagaGGGTGGATGTTGCGTAGCCGAAAgaggaaaaagagaaagaaaaaagtaaagtaaaaaaaaatgaggtggagtgtaaaaaatatttttagtacttgatctttttacacaaattaaaaaaaaaaatgataaataaaagagTTATGATTTAATCTActacttttattaattattggtatatttatattattataaaagcaaagtaaagaaaaataatttaaaaactattgtgcgttacattaattaaatggtataattagaaatgaaaaaaaataattacggTAACATTAGACATTAAAATTAGTCTCGATAGAACAAATTGTTTAtgtaatcttattttatattgcTCTCTGACTAATTAAATGAGAAACTTACTCATTTTCAAAACATGTGAAAATCTTTCTACATCTTCTATTTTCCTAATTTTCTCTCTTAGGTGATATATTCCCCATCTTATATATTTACTTCTTCTCTTATTAGTGGTGTGCGTGCAAACAAATTGTTTTCTAATAATAGTAATGTGATAAGACTCTCCATAATGGGAAAATGTCGATCGATCATACAGAATATGAACAACTGGGATATGGTATAACAAACAGCGATTATAAAAAGATAAGATTactttcttttattaagttggtGACTATGACTTGGATTTTGTCAAGAGGTGAATAAATGAAGAGTGCACTTACATAACATTATTTTAGTCCCACTGCAAAGGagtttattcaatatttttgaaataagagTTAATCAATTTAGTTCATTGTAGTATAAATCACTTTAATCCCCTATACAAGTGTATTGATGTATATTTTCATCACTAATCATGAGAAGCTCATCTAAGTATAGGGGTCTAACgcaagtaattaattaatgcgCACGTGTATGAATAttgtaaaatcaaaatttatctctgaaaaaaaaaaaagataactttTAAAATTGGCACAAGTTTCTATAAATGATTAACTAACTTAGTAATGAACTATAAACATGAAAAGTAAAATCGTGAGCGGCAGGATTCGAACCTGCGCGGGCAGAGCCCACATGATTTCTAGTCATGCCCGATAACCACTCCGGCACGCTCACTTGATGTGACGTTTATATTTCCATACTTAACACTTATCCATatacttttattaatattatattgattatttaaaaaaaaaattggattagTTAACATTTTGTTGCGAAtctattaatttaatcaattaattaaaaacttttcataattattaccaaaaataaaaattgaaaatgacaaTGGTGTCATCATATTAAAATTACGTCTGATATTTAAATAGAGTTGATATTTTATGTACATCATAGCaatgaatttaaatattatttattttctttctttcttatcatctcttattttctttttaaatttttctttttttgtcttttCATAATTTGGTGGAGATAATCCATTTGTCATAACACAAACATTTTTCAAACACATACGGTGATTTTTTTAGAATTCTTTtagattgttttaaaaatttcgaAGAATTGTCTTTTTCTAtctgtattttatattttacatcatAGTTACAAGTAAAATTAAATTCGTCCAATAAAGCCTAAGTTTAGCCTCCAACCAAACTTATCTTGGGTTTgtgcttttttaaataaattagatctAGGTTTCTTATAAACCTATTTCAGAAAAcaatgttaatattatattataattatataattgttaacattttcaataatttaaacatACGACTAAATACATTTTTGACATATATACAAACTTACTGAAAAATAGAGTCATAATGTGACTTTATAAATAGAGTAATAATTCATAcgaaaactttttaaaaattaaatcaaacatagAAAACATACCCATGACAAGAAGCACTAAATTTCTACGTGGCAacttacatttaaaaataataattactccgTAATCTAATTGAATAAATCtcttattattatacattattctcttttatttatatatatataactcttGTATAAATCTTTCGTACTAAAATTGGAATGCTCATTACATTAGAGATAAACTTTAATCACACGTTTTTTTAGCAATGCTGGAGTGAACTATTGAAAAAATGGTTGAGACAAACATAGCTCAATCAAACTATTGATTTATGAAAGGTTTCGTTAGTTTTAGATTAGAATTGCTGATTTTTATCTCAtgcttaatttttatttttattttgataggaCAGGCAATGAAAAGTGAACAAAATATACACATCAAATTTGTGTCACAGAAAAACATAAGCAAGATATTCATGTAAGAAAGAAGTTGACACCCTTCTCACATCACGAACAACATAATAAGAAAACACTAATTCAGCGACACACTTATTCTAATCGTATTTAGTCATTATTAAAAATCGTTTATTAATCTAaatcttttaataattaataaatcaaataaatactaAATGTAGTAATTATTAAGGGTCTTGGAAATTCATAGAGCCATGAATTATTACATtagataaaatgaaaaattgaaaatatgctTAAAATATTCATAAGCCTTAACTTATGCTTATATAAATAAGCACTTGTATAAATAGATCGTACAAAAGTTTGGCAATAAtggaaataaagaaaattaataggCGAAAGTGGATGATTAAAGAAGATAGAAATACCTCAATTCAAAATCCAAATTGTACGCCAATtggaaataaagaaaatttaactcatttttatttattatttgactcatttttacttatatttaattataaacgTGGAATCCTACAAGAAGAGATCGTGGGATTCAAGAAGCATCTCTATCAGGAATcgaatcaaataaattatattcacAACAACACAAAATAGATTCAAACCCATAAATATCATAGAATTAAATGATGAAGAAAATTTAACTTAACAATTCTTTTTTtcttgttaaaattttaacttactAATGGTTTTTCATCAAAAAAGTTTAGGAAACTGATGCCTCTTGCAGGTTAAGTTCTCTAATATGAAACAATATAAAATTCTTGTAAATAAAATTGCACTAAATTTTGACATAAAACTGAAAATTCTACTAGTCAAAGGATCACTAAACAATgtttttataaatcagttcaaAACATAGCTGGTACTAAATCAAAAATACCACACAAGATAACCTTTGGcagtaaaaaagaaaattaaaataagttaacACAGCGTATAGGATAGCACAACAAGTCGTCCAGTCAAGGCCTCTGAAGGCGCTTTCAGCACAACTCAAGAAGCCCATCATACCATCATACGGAATATGAAGTTTTCAGATTAGCAGCTTCTCAATGGCATCCTGCATAACAATCAAATACTCAGAATGCATTTTTAATTTATGGAACATGtgataataaatacaatacttaATTAGAGTTTTAGTTCCTCTATTTTCcgattcacgaaattggtccTCCTATTTCAATATTTCACAGTTTTTGTCTCTTATtcagatttttaaataaaatatgattatgtGACAAGTTTTAAATGTGTCATACTATATGATGATGTGGTATGATTAACATCCatgaaatttctaaaaaattctataaaacatttaaaattattcattcttgtaatttaattaatgatgtataaataattaaaacaccTAGATAGTTATACAACATCATATTGTATGCCaagtattttataatatgtcACATCACAATTTTAAAGTAGAAGGGTCAATTTCAAGAATTGATGAAAATAGGagaactaaaactgcaattaagtttAAATACTAATATAGTTGCAATTTAGCAACTACGTGAAATTGAACCACAGTGCATACCTTTAGCTGCTGAATTTGAGATTTCAATTGACTTCCTTCATTAGTTGTCACAGAACAAGCAATGACTGGCCGGGTGACACCACAAGCACGACCAAGTGCTTGTTTTGATGTGACAAACACGTAGGGAACATtctacaaatttcaaaaagataTTGTACATGATTAATAAGCTATACTTTCATAACATACAGAGGGGATGGTTGAGACAAACCACACATTTTCTCAATTGCAACACACATTAGCAAAGCTAACCATGTAAATTTTACTGATATTATAAATAAGCAGATCAATGTTACTAGTAAACATGGTTGATCACACTCCTATTTGGTCTGTGAGCGGGATACAACAAATGTCTTGCGACCTAGTTACATCCCGTGGAACATAGTCAATGTGTGAGCACTGAATAACCCTTGCTATTCAGTGCAACCAAGCTACATTACAATAAGCTGATTGATTATATTCCGttacaaaatgaaataaagCCAGCAGTGAATGCAATTGCAGTCATATTTGACTTAAATATCAAGGATTGCAAcacaaccacaatttaaaacctTTGACATGacataaattattgaatatggGGTTCAATAGTCAAGGAACTTCATAGTATATAATCACAAatcaaacatttcaaaaatttagagCAAAGTTGTAGAATCTACAATGGTAAAAACAACAAATAGACTGCAACATGAAACAACCGCAACACATAAGAGATCAGTGTATAACGGTATATCCTTTTAATTTGTTATGAGATTCAACCAACAAAGCTAACATTATATCAGATTGtgatacaaaaaaataaattaaagctACAAGAAgagtgaaaaaatataaaataagcaAGTTAAGAATAAGATACCTTATCCTCAGCAAGTAGAGGAAGATGGAGAAGAATCTCAAGAGGTTCAGCATCAGCAGCCATAACAACAAACTCAGAAATACCCCTGTTCAGTGTCTTAGTGGCTAcaatgaaacaaaaacaaacaaaattaaaaaatcaaaagaaacaaataaattaaataaaattaataagaaaTTAGGGTTACCTTCATTAGCACCCTTTTTGAGCTGCTTGTAGTTAGCAGCTTGTTGAACAAGGTCCATTATGGTTATTGTCAACTGAGCATCAGCCAAAGGGTATGCTTTAGGGTTAACTGCCTCTCCTGTCTGCAATTTTTCATACACAAAAATAAACCATTATTTAGTATCAAATAAACTATAATCGAATTAAGACTTGAAAGTAAGAAAacaaacagaaaaataaatggTACCATTGTTAATTGAGTAATGAACGAAGACAATGGTAGACGGCTAGGGTTTATAGTTCGTATTGAACAAGGATATGCAAGTGAGACTGCAGAGCCGTTATTATAAGAAACAAATACCTTATATGATTGATttgattaaataataaataattaataaagatatAGGTTCGCCGCTAATGTTACTAGGTCGTTGCTAAAGTTGAACCGGAAGcccattcttaatatattcTAGGCCCACCAAATATTTGGGCTGGTTTACAAATCGTTTTAGAGATAAGcccattcttaatatattcTTAATCGTTTTAAAAAAACGGCCCAGACTTTTTGTCTTTTTAccgaaataaaataataaaatgaaaataataaaataagttgcataaaataataaaaagaaataatactTATGTCTTGATTTCCTTGAGTGATTATTACTAGTGTCTAACAATGATAAAGGTTAAGTGGTACATGATTTACATAAATTTCTATGGACTCCTATAGATTGAAGATCAAAAGGTAtttctataaatttatataaaccAATCTACTTCCAAGTGaaaattttcacatttttttttcctttctataaCCGTTCCAATGTATCCATTATTAACACCATTATTGATATTAATTGATATCTCTGCAATTTCAAGATTTACGTTAAACTTTATTTCCATTAATTGTTTGTTCAACACACCAACACTTGATTACATCAAGTACATCACTTGAATCCGTCAACTACACTTTATCATCACATGACTACATCAACACTTATATCACACCAATTAAAGTTACACTCAAATGTTCATGTGTATCACAGTTACGATCTTCATCAAATTTCACTGTGTCAATATTTGCATTTTCTTTTGCTAACGTTCTCCACATTGAGACACAAAATAAGGAACATCTTTTGAAAACCAATCAAATAAATTACAACCACATTCAATGTATAACCTTACACATAGAACACcattacaaattaaaaacatGGCATTTAAGATAATTTGGATCAAAATATCTATAACACATACCACAAAATTTCAATAACCCTATAATTTCCTTACCTTGTTGGACCCTGATTTTGTAACTATTTGAACAATTGCTTTAATTTCACAACAACATTCAGGTATGAATTCATCATTCCTCTTATTTGATATGAACAGACCATTGTTCCGTGTTTGTGAATGCCAAGGATAATCTCTAAATGAAGACATTGCTTCAAAAATTTGAGAGTTCTCTAGTTTTATGGTTTTTCATATTTTGGGACTTAGATTTATGGAAGAAATGGATAAAGGAAAGGGTGATGCCGACATGTTGTGATTCATCTAAGTCATAAGCCACATAATCTATAAAATGTCAcatatgcaatttttttttaatggatttTGTTAAAGAAGTTAACATTGCAAATAGATAATAACTTAACCTTAAATTGCACACAAAATATAACACAAACGAATTAAtcaaggaaaaataaataaaagaccgAAGCAAGAATTAAACATAATGACGAAAAGTGTAATTTTGCCTCTGTTTTATCTTTGTGATGGTCTTTAAATTTATCTGTTTTATCCATCTTTTGTGGGTAacaattaattactaataatctaaaatccaatcaaagaaacaattggataattctaattatgacaaagaaaaattgaattagatttcacataataaatttgaaattgatttggTTCTCTTTTCCTCACGCAGATTATTTAAGATAGCTACCTTTCTGATCTAATTTGGATCTCCTCTCATAATACAATGGTGCAacaatttttgttaatatttaacTAGGACAACATACCACTGCATGTGTGTTAACacttttttcttcataaaattcAGCTGTTAgaaagttttaaaattgtttgtttCAACACAAATTTGCAAAACCTGGCCTAGTTGGATttagatttttcactaagtccTCCAATTGTTATTTCTAAAGATAGTGGCAGTGTCACCAATTTTCCACTAGTTAAAACTCTTCCGTGAAATATGCGTTGATCCCTAAAGCAAGTTTTCAAACTACAGGTTTTCAAGGATTAATCAGAGGTGAAGCGTTGGAAAATGTTGAGGAAAGCATTGGCATAATGAATTGAAAGGAAGAAATTTGAAGAAAGCATTGATTAAAACTCACTAGTGGGGCATTAATTGCTGGTGCAGTATCAATAAACTGTTGTGGCACCCTTGGAGACCATAAGGACACATTTATTTTATGGaaataatacaattcaaaagtGTTTCAACCTATCTTGGAAGTTGATGGATGGAATGGAAAGGTTGCTTCATAGGCAACTTTGTAAGTATCGTCTTGCTCCTATTTCatggttagttttttatttattttacatttccATTGTTTGGAAAGTCTTGATTGAGAGGTGATTTGTGAAAACTTGCTTTAGGAAAAATAGTTCATTTAGTTTTGGAGAGAATATGATACTTTAGAAATAAGCTTAGGCAACTCACGGTGATGCAAATACCTTGGAAAGTTGTAAGAATTTATCCATCAAAAAGACAGACGTTAAGTTGTACCCAATACTTTACCTAAAAGCTAAATTACTAATTGTGATTGTGTATGAAACTAAAGAATTTTAGTTATgtttaatacaatttttataCCGATCATATTATGTACAATACACAAATTATGCGAAACCTCGAGCATGCAAACAAATACAGCGCAGTTAAACAGTTATGGCTAGGCAAATATCCCAGACAACACACAATACAACATCAAGCACTTGCTAAAATTATATTAAGTATTAGAAatgatatataaattgaatagTTTATATAACAATTCTGACCATAAAAGCAAAAAGATAAATAGTACAACTAAGCAAATTCTTAAGATAAATGTTCCAAATCGCCCTTTGATTACTTGCAAGATTCAAAAAAGCAAATGATCATCCTATCCACTAAAAAACCAGGGgatcaacaaaaaaatattcaataagaCAAAGGTCTGCAAATTTTGAACTACCTTAAAGTTAGGGGGCCAAGCTATTTGCATTACGGCATCACTGTATACAAGGTACATTACCTTATCCTTCAAAATCAATAGCAAAAAAAAGGATGCAACCAGCAAGATACTAGACTAGTTAGTCCCACCCAGTGGGCACAACAGATTCATAACCACATGGCCCATTACCATCACTGCCTTCAAGTAAACCAGAACCACTGTAATTATGACTTCCCGCAAAAACTGTATTATTTGTGGTGTCATACGAGTAATTGTTAGAGTTTTGAATTTCTAAAGAGGTATCAATATAAGATGTTGCAGAATGGTCTCCATTGCTGTAGGTACTGTTGTAGTGGTAATTTTCCACTTGCTGAGGGACATTATTGAAATCACGATCGCCATAATTGTTGTAAGTACTGTTGTATCTGTTGTAGTTGTAATTATCTGCTACAGGTTCAGCTGCATTCCGGAAATCACGACCTCCGTAGTTACTTCTCCAGGGCCTTTGAGGTCCACTGTTGCGTTCACCGGGTGCTGAACTCTCGGAACATTGGAGGAGCCATGAGGGAACTTCTTGTTTTGCTTCCTGCAAAAGGCTAACAAGAGCCTTTGCCATAGGCATGTTCTTGTTGCTGAAGAAAGCAGTTGCCAAACCAGATTGGCCAGCACGGCCTGTTCTACCAATTCTATGAACATAGTCATCTACGTCTCTAGGCAAATCAAAGTTAATAACATGAGCAACGTGAGGGATATCCAATCCTCTTGAAGCTACATCAGTTGCAACCATTATTGGTGTATAACCGCGTTTAAAAGATCTTAAAGCTCTTTCCCGCTCCTGAAATATAATGgatcaatcaaataatagtACATCTTCCAAGTAAGAAAACAAagaacaaattaataattgacaCAGGTTTACATTAATTTTAGTGGTGCAAACATAGAATAGATGTCACAATCAAGACAGTGTTTTGGATTGTATAATCAAAGTGTTGGATTTGAATGCATAAGGGACCACAAACATCATACCAAATAAAGAATAAGTAACTGCAACAGTAGCTAATACAACTAAACAGGCACATGACATGCATTGAATACACAATAAAGAATACGGCAGAAACAAAGCAAAAGAACAAACGCTACTAACCATTTGAACCTTGTCACCATGTATAGCAATAGCTGGAAACCCGCTTCTGCACAACCAGTTTTCTAAAGCATCAGCTCCTttctttgtttcaacaaatacAAGAGTTAAAGCAAGCTGCATCACATTGAAAAACAAATTATCCAACAGAGTACTTCATAAACAGCTAGTACTCTAACTCCAATAATTGTTGTTCAAAGAATCAACAATTCATCAAAAGCATTTTTACCTTCCCATTGACTACATTGTGTCGGAGAAGATCCACAAGACGGTTTCGTTTCTCCATGTCCTGTACAGATTCAATTTTCTGTACAATCAGTTCAGTGCTTGAACCAACCCTTCCAACAGCCAAAAACACATAGTTTGATAAAAAATCAGACGCTAGCTTCTGCAGATGGCAACAAACAACAAAATCATTATACAATTCACAGACCAAGTGAATACTACAAGTCTACAACATCACAATACACTACTATTAGACATTATAAAGTACACAGTTCATGAATCGTGTATAACATCATTAGAATtagtaacaaacaaaaaaactagaCAGGAATAAAAGTTAATCAAACCTGTATATTATCGGGAAAAGTAGCACTGAAAAGCAATGTCTGTCTAGCGCCCGGAGGAGGCATATGCATCTGCTGCACAATATTTCGAATTTGATGCTCAAATCCCATATCCAACATTCTATCAGCCTCATCCAAAGCAAGAAATTGAATCTTCTTTAATGAAACCCTTTCTCTCTCAATCATATCAACCAAACGTCCAGGAGTTGCAACTAAAATATCAACGCCTCTCTCCAAAATCCTTAACTGTTTACAATTACAAACAATAAATAGCAACCCACACTATCATAATACTTAAAACAAcaagaaaaacaataaaacagAACACAAACCTGTTGACCAATTGGAGCACCACCATAAGCAACAGCAATCTTAACTCCTGTTTGATAGGCAAATTTGCTAGCTTCTGAGTGTATCTAGTATATttcattttcaaacataaaaattgaatttaactataaaattatataataagaaCTATCACACATTATAACTTAATagagatataataataataataataataataaaagaaaatgaaatgaaaagaaCCTGGCAGGATAACTCTCTAGTTGGAGACAAGATGAGTGCACTGGGATATGCAACACTGGATACACGTGGCATAGACGACAAGTCATTAGCCAAACGACACTTCATTATTCCAGATATAATAGGGAAACAGAAAGCTGCCGTTTTACCGGAACCAGTTTGCGCACAAGCCATAAGGTCGCGTCCAGCAACAGCAATGGGGATCGCGTAACGCTGAACGGGGGTAGGTTTCAAATACTTGCATCGCTCAATGTTTCTTTTTAAGTCTTCGTGCAGGTCGGTTTCCGCGAAGACATTTACGGGAGGAGGAACGTTTTCTCCGGTTGCCTCCACTGGTACAGATTCGTACGCTTCGAAATTCGCAACGACACCGTTTTCTGTTTCGCCATTTGTTTCAAATGGCGAGCGGTTGTTACGGTGGGAGGGATCGCAGTTCTGTGGTTCTTCTCGACGAGGAGGAAAACGGCGTGGTGGGGGAGCGTAACCGCCTCGACCACGTTGTCTGGGAGCGGGGCGATTGAAAGAGTAAGATGAATCATCGGATGGAGGGNNNNNNNNNNNNNNNNNNNNNNNNNNNNNNNNNNNNNNNNNNNNNNNNNNNNNNNNNNNNNNNNNNNNNNNNNNNNNNNNNNNNNNNNNNNNNNNNNNNNNNNNNNNNNNNNNNNNNNNNNNNNNNNNNNNNNNNNNNNNNNNNNNNNNAAGAGGTTCGATTGATGAAAGGAGAAGGGATGTTGCTGTTGCTGTTGATATTATTGTTGGAACGGAAATGAGGAACGTAGAGTGGTCGAGAAGGGCGAGTTGGTTTGTGCGCAGTAGAATCAGACCACGCCATAGTCGTTGTTTGCTTAGAAAATGAAAACTGTTTTAGGTTAGTGTAAAAGCAACAGAAGAAAATGACATTTGTGATACAAGATGGAATAGTGAGTGTGTTAATACTGAGGTTGAAAACTGAAAACGACGGGTGCGACGAAGAGAcagttaattaaattatgtatttatttaataattagtttggtcaaatataataattttataatgaataACTTTCTAttctttattataaatttttttaataaaaatatatattaataaaacttGTTCAATTAATAAATCTGTGTGAAATGtatttatttgtataattattgatataataaaagattgtttactttttttattaattgattaaatataaatattgttgttaaatagatattaaattatGTGAAAAGTGgacaaagaaaaaggaaaaataaaagattCTAAAATTAAGAATGAGGGATTAATGAATAGGAAAGGGTGGAATAGGAATGGAATGAAAAGAAATAGAGAGAAAAGGGATGGTGTGATCGTGGAAGGGAGATTGGTGGTCACGTGAAACGTCTCTTAATGATGGGTCCCATGTGACACGTGGAAAAGTGGGGTTCGGCGAAAAGCTGCTAAGGAGGAATAGACGAGTAAGTTA contains:
- the LOC101514303 gene encoding uncharacterized protein produces the protein MTGEAVNPKAYPLADAQLTITIMDLVQQAANYKQLKKGANEATKTLNRGISEFVVMAADAEPLEILLHLPLLAEDKNVPYVFVTSKQALGRACGVTRPVIACSVTTNEGSQLKSQIQQLKDAIEKLLI
- the LOC101514624 gene encoding DEAD-box ATP-dependent RNA helicase 52-like, whose product is MACAQTGSGKTAAFCFPIISGIMKCRLANDLSSMPRVSSVAYPSALILSPTRELSCQIHSEASKFAYQTGVKIAVAYGGAPIGQQLRILERGVDILVATPGRLVDMIERERVSLKKIQFLALDEADRMLDMGFEHQIRNIVQQMHMPPPGARQTLLFSATFPDNIQKLASDFLSNYVFLAVGRVGSSTELIVQKIESVQDMEKRNRLVDLLRHNVVNGKLALTLVFVETKKGADALENWLCRSGFPAIAIHGDKVQMERERALRSFKRGYTPIMVATDVASRGLDIPHVAHVINFDLPRDVDDYVHRIGRTGRAGQSGLATAFFSNKNMPMAKALVSLLQEAKQEVPSWLLQCSESSAPGERNSGPQRPWRSNYGGRDFRNAAEPVADNYNYNRYNSTYNNYGDRDFNNVPQQVENYHYNSTYSNGDHSATSYIDTSLEIQNSNNYSYDTTNNTVFAGSHNYSGSGLLEGSDGNGPCGYESVVPTGWD